One region of Halohasta litchfieldiae genomic DNA includes:
- the mre11 gene encoding DNA double-strand break repair protein Mre11 yields the protein MTRVIHTGDTHIGYQQYHSAARRQDFLDAFEAVIDDAIEMDVAAVIHAGDLFHDRRPELPDLLGTLTALRRLAEADIPFLAVVGNHESTRGGQWLDLFEQMGLATRLGPDPVVVDSVAIYGLDHVPVSRREDLDYEFTPPSDDTSKSILVSHGLFTPFAHANWETETVLKESNIEFNAVLLGDNHEAGVEQVDGTWVTYCGSTERASASERDGRGYNVVEFDAEMAGTAGVDIRQRSLSTRPFVFVSVDLAEGEGSSRVREQVRQHELTDAVVSVELLGDGEQVTPASIEEFALDRGALIARVTDRREIETETELSVSFADPDAAVDEKVRDLGLSSTALGIDETVRASKIADSNVRKQVEQLVDGAFDDEPTDDESTADEPADEQPETDTAEDQTDGSDPATDGQLSLEDLQ from the coding sequence ATGACACGGGTGATACACACCGGCGACACCCATATCGGCTACCAACAGTACCATTCGGCGGCGCGTCGACAGGACTTTCTGGACGCTTTCGAGGCGGTGATCGACGACGCTATCGAGATGGATGTCGCGGCGGTGATCCACGCCGGGGATCTGTTCCACGACCGCCGCCCCGAACTCCCCGACTTGCTGGGCACGCTCACCGCGCTCCGCCGCTTGGCAGAAGCCGACATCCCGTTTCTCGCGGTCGTCGGCAACCACGAGTCGACACGCGGCGGCCAGTGGTTGGATCTCTTCGAGCAAATGGGGCTGGCGACCCGTCTCGGTCCCGATCCAGTCGTGGTCGACTCGGTTGCGATCTATGGTCTCGACCACGTGCCCGTCTCCCGGCGTGAGGATCTGGACTACGAGTTCACACCACCGAGCGACGACACGTCCAAATCAATCCTCGTCAGCCACGGCCTCTTTACGCCGTTTGCCCACGCCAACTGGGAGACCGAAACCGTGCTCAAGGAATCAAATATCGAGTTCAACGCGGTCCTCCTCGGCGACAACCACGAGGCAGGCGTCGAACAGGTCGACGGGACGTGGGTGACCTACTGTGGGTCGACCGAGCGCGCAAGCGCGAGCGAACGCGATGGACGAGGATACAATGTCGTCGAGTTCGACGCTGAGATGGCCGGGACCGCAGGCGTCGACATCCGCCAACGCTCACTGTCGACACGCCCGTTCGTCTTCGTGAGCGTCGACCTCGCCGAAGGGGAAGGAAGCAGTCGTGTTCGCGAGCAAGTCCGCCAACACGAGCTCACGGATGCGGTAGTTAGTGTCGAACTACTCGGGGACGGCGAGCAGGTCACACCCGCAAGCATCGAGGAGTTCGCCCTCGACCGCGGCGCGCTGATCGCCCGCGTCACCGACCGCCGAGAGATCGAAACCGAAACCGAACTCTCGGTGAGTTTCGCCGATCCGGATGCGGCAGTCGACGAGAAGGTCCGCGACCTCGGGCTCTCGTCGACCGCCCTTGGCATCGACGAGACAGTACGAGCGAGCAAAATCGCCGACAGTAACGTCCGAAAGCAGGTCGAACAGCTCGTTGATGGTGCATTTGATGATGAGCCGACCGACGACGAGTCGACAGCAGACGAGCCAGCAGACGAGCAGCCCGAGACAGATACCGCCGAAGATCAGACCGACGGCTCGGATCCTGCCACCGACGGACAGCTCTCCTTGGAGGATCTCCAATGA
- the rad50 gene encoding DNA double-strand break repair ATPase Rad50, translating into MRFTRLRLSNFKPYGDVDVGFRDGVTVIHGLNGSGKSSLLEACFFALYGSKALPGTLGDIIRNGEDDASIELWFTHEGVDYSIERQLRRSGERVSTSKCVLEGDDGSGEPISRDGARAVRNFVTDLLRMDAEAFVNCAYVRQGEVNKLINATPQQRQDMIDDLLQLGMLETYRDRAGQARLGVEDVLTAARGSLETITDQIEDKESQNLHSRLNERETDRTEIEDKISHYEDQQSEAESTLEDAEDVLSEYEDHQAEIEELAAEIEEMEAEISRAASTKEDLGTERREARQKREELELDLTDHVAETELATASAEAIADRKATVVDRQEELGEEIADLRVKATGFENQAENLEATADDLDTQAETAETAAEEAESEAEEAETAAEDAETKRDELADEQSTLRARFEGTSVEVGEATAHRKQLQERRQELGERVAETNATLDSVRESLSEAEELLAEGNCPTCGQPVEDAPHVTGIDEKRERIEALEATAEERREKRSDVDDQLATATELVEAESKLSDLNTERERLADRIETHRETAKQKREAAEEKRSETETKREEAAERREAAEQKREEAVDTREEIDAATERRAEITEAIERLETITEMQSEIDKLSTTIDRLTERRESLAERNEERRNWLADKRDQRDELREAFDESTVEDARADKQRAENYLDNVGDELATLRANRDELQNAIGGIKADIKQLETLREEHSEIGNRVDRLESVHEETEQLEAMYGELRTELRRRNVESLERMLNETFDLVYGNDAYSHIELDGQYELTVYQKDDQPLEPEQLSGGERALFNLSLRCAIYRLLAEGIEGSAPTPPLILDEPTVFLDSGHVGRLVDLVEEMRGFGVRQILIVSHDDELVGAADELITVEKNPTTNQSTVSQTDEADLAILGQVGDD; encoded by the coding sequence ATGAGATTCACGCGACTCCGGCTCTCGAACTTCAAACCGTACGGTGACGTCGACGTCGGGTTTCGGGACGGCGTGACCGTGATCCATGGCCTCAATGGAAGCGGGAAATCCTCGCTGCTTGAGGCCTGTTTTTTCGCCCTCTATGGCTCGAAAGCCCTCCCCGGCACGCTCGGCGATATCATTCGGAACGGCGAAGACGACGCCTCGATTGAGCTGTGGTTCACCCACGAAGGCGTCGACTACAGTATCGAGCGGCAACTCCGCCGGAGTGGCGAGCGCGTCTCCACGAGCAAATGTGTGCTCGAAGGAGACGATGGGAGCGGTGAACCCATCTCTCGGGACGGCGCGCGTGCAGTCCGGAACTTCGTTACCGACTTGCTGCGGATGGATGCCGAGGCGTTCGTCAACTGCGCCTATGTCCGGCAGGGCGAGGTTAATAAACTGATTAACGCCACGCCTCAGCAGCGGCAAGATATGATCGACGACCTGCTCCAGTTGGGAATGCTCGAAACCTACCGCGACCGGGCCGGACAGGCGCGACTCGGTGTCGAGGACGTGTTGACTGCCGCCCGCGGTTCGCTGGAGACGATTACGGACCAAATCGAGGACAAGGAGTCACAGAACCTCCACAGTCGACTCAACGAGCGTGAAACCGACCGTACTGAGATTGAAGACAAAATCAGCCACTACGAAGACCAGCAGTCCGAGGCCGAGTCGACGCTCGAAGACGCCGAAGACGTGCTCTCGGAGTATGAAGACCATCAGGCCGAGATCGAAGAACTGGCGGCCGAAATAGAGGAAATGGAAGCCGAGATCAGCCGGGCGGCCTCGACCAAAGAGGATCTCGGCACCGAGCGTCGTGAGGCACGTCAAAAACGTGAGGAACTCGAATTAGATCTCACCGACCACGTCGCCGAGACTGAACTCGCGACGGCCTCAGCCGAGGCGATTGCTGACCGAAAAGCGACGGTAGTCGACCGCCAAGAAGAACTCGGCGAGGAGATCGCCGATCTCCGTGTGAAAGCCACCGGCTTCGAGAACCAAGCCGAGAATCTCGAAGCGACAGCCGACGATCTCGACACGCAGGCCGAAACGGCCGAAACGGCCGCAGAAGAGGCCGAATCGGAAGCAGAAGAAGCTGAAACAGCCGCCGAGGACGCCGAGACGAAACGCGACGAACTCGCCGACGAGCAGTCGACGCTCCGCGCTCGATTTGAGGGGACGTCGGTCGAAGTCGGCGAGGCGACTGCCCACCGCAAGCAACTGCAGGAGCGTCGACAGGAACTCGGCGAGCGGGTCGCCGAAACCAACGCCACTCTCGACAGCGTCCGTGAATCGCTGTCGGAAGCCGAGGAGCTACTGGCCGAGGGGAACTGCCCGACCTGTGGACAGCCAGTCGAAGACGCGCCGCACGTGACTGGGATCGACGAAAAGCGCGAGCGGATCGAAGCCCTCGAAGCAACGGCCGAGGAACGCCGGGAGAAACGGAGTGATGTCGACGATCAGCTGGCAACAGCAACCGAACTCGTGGAGGCCGAATCGAAACTCTCGGATCTCAACACCGAGCGCGAACGACTTGCCGACCGGATCGAAACCCACCGCGAGACGGCCAAGCAGAAGCGCGAAGCAGCCGAAGAGAAACGATCCGAAACCGAGACGAAGCGCGAGGAGGCTGCTGAACGGCGAGAGGCAGCCGAACAGAAACGTGAGGAGGCAGTCGACACCCGCGAGGAGATCGATGCCGCCACCGAGCGTCGTGCCGAGATAACCGAGGCAATCGAACGACTCGAAACGATCACTGAGATGCAAAGCGAGATCGACAAGCTCTCGACAACGATTGACCGACTTACCGAGCGACGCGAATCGTTGGCCGAGCGCAACGAGGAACGACGCAACTGGCTGGCCGACAAGCGTGACCAACGAGACGAACTCCGGGAAGCCTTCGACGAGTCGACTGTCGAGGACGCGCGTGCTGATAAGCAGCGGGCCGAAAACTACCTCGATAACGTCGGCGACGAGCTGGCTACGCTTCGAGCAAATCGGGATGAGCTACAGAACGCCATCGGCGGCATCAAAGCTGATATCAAACAGCTCGAAACCCTCCGCGAGGAACATAGCGAGATCGGCAACCGCGTCGACCGGCTCGAATCGGTCCACGAAGAAACAGAGCAGTTAGAAGCGATGTACGGCGAACTCCGAACCGAACTCCGGCGACGGAACGTCGAGAGCCTCGAACGAATGCTCAACGAAACGTTCGATCTCGTCTACGGCAACGACGCCTACTCCCACATCGAACTCGATGGCCAGTACGAACTGACGGTCTACCAGAAGGACGACCAACCGCTGGAGCCCGAACAGCTCTCGGGCGGCGAGCGCGCGCTGTTCAATCTGAGTCTTCGGTGTGCGATCTATCGACTTCTCGCCGAGGGGATCGAAGGATCGGCACCGACCCCACCCCTCATTCTGGATGAGCCAACGGTATTCCTCGATTCGGGCCACGTCGGTCGACTGGTCGACCTCGTCGAAGAGATGCGTGGCTTCGGCGTCCGGCAGATCCTCATCGTCAGTCATGACGACGAACTCGTGGGTGCGGCCGACGAACTGATTACGGTCGAAAAGAACCCGACGACCAATCAGTCGACAGTCAGCCAGACGGATGAGGCTGATCTCGCTATCCTCGGGCAGGTAGGCGACGACTAA
- a CDS encoding DUF7346 family protein, producing MRTVSDVDGNRYLLLKQSSDASLVRDPETGTEQYVDNGQLESLDGESPLVTAAAAIDSSVRRLLTATHNDRSLGLLVELVDRGPCSTIELLNGYGLCESDLHGLLTEFRAAGLVEEATSHGERGYDATDLAETAVNRLRTPSTES from the coding sequence ATGCGAACCGTGTCAGATGTCGACGGCAACCGCTATCTGCTCCTGAAGCAGTCTAGCGACGCAAGCCTCGTTCGAGACCCCGAGACGGGCACCGAACAGTACGTCGACAACGGCCAACTCGAATCGCTTGACGGCGAGTCACCACTCGTCACCGCCGCCGCGGCTATTGACTCTTCGGTGCGCCGGCTGCTGACCGCAACCCACAACGACCGCTCGTTGGGACTCCTCGTCGAGTTGGTCGACCGAGGCCCCTGCTCGACAATCGAACTCCTCAACGGCTACGGCCTCTGTGAGAGCGACCTCCACGGCCTACTTACAGAGTTTCGGGCTGCTGGGCTGGTCGAGGAGGCAACCAGCCACGGTGAGCGGGGATACGACGCGACCGACCTCGCCGAGACGGCAGTGAACCGACTTCGGACACCTTCCACAGAGAGTTAG
- a CDS encoding DUF7322 domain-containing protein has protein sequence MPGDSADIEDDDESLVDRWADAEQPFGDPEESGLIPEVTSSEPEEPDTEQLSRDLSDVDGDLLNTFSVCVLLTNLGVLLVSVGALLAVFRGQLQIGGGLVVIGLLTLFRVSQHYRSYKRDRDSADSDESADATESGHNR, from the coding sequence GTGCCCGGTGATTCAGCGGATATCGAGGATGACGACGAAAGCCTCGTCGACCGATGGGCCGACGCCGAACAGCCGTTCGGTGATCCCGAGGAATCGGGGCTAATTCCTGAGGTCACCAGCTCCGAGCCGGAAGAACCCGATACTGAACAGCTCAGCCGCGACCTGTCGGATGTCGACGGCGACCTGCTCAATACCTTTTCTGTCTGTGTTCTGCTCACGAATCTCGGTGTGCTGCTTGTCAGCGTTGGTGCCTTACTCGCCGTCTTTCGTGGCCAACTCCAGATCGGTGGTGGACTTGTTGTAATTGGCTTGCTAACGTTGTTCCGGGTCTCCCAACACTACCGATCATACAAGCGCGACCGCGACAGCGCTGATTCAGACGAATCAGCGGATGCGACCGAGTCGGGACACAACCGATAA
- a CDS encoding DUF7331 family protein, whose product MSTHVDDTQWDRADASEPDGIATVESYEVDGGVVFYDAENPLAWVETTEAVTLSELA is encoded by the coding sequence ATGTCCACCCACGTAGACGATACGCAGTGGGATCGTGCGGACGCATCCGAACCAGATGGGATCGCGACCGTCGAGTCGTATGAGGTAGATGGAGGTGTGGTCTTCTACGATGCAGAAAACCCGCTTGCTTGGGTTGAAACGACAGAGGCTGTCACGCTTAGCGAACTCGCCTGA
- a CDS encoding DNA-directed DNA polymerase — protein MTQPKLSSFSAAEADDEEASDAAEAAAVVAGNGGGRVSEVVDIEDAQFPDSTGTVELMVTQVDYTIERSGREEYPVIHIFGRRADGSHEHVQVLGFEPYFYVPTDSLESPPEEAYDGLVDSREVDADGESFESIRGERLTKIIGRTPRDVGQVRDEFDHYEADILFPNRFLIDKAINSGVRVSERRLDSGSIQVPHTEVVPAEVDTDLRVNIFDIEVYDKNGFPEDGEEPILCLTSYDSFDDEYVAWLYEAPEGDGEIPEELPNYEPYKDGLSVDIRSYDSEEAMLDAFISYIETTDPDILTGWNFEDFDAPYFLDRLEELDDGTDHDLSIDRLSRVNEVWRSGWGGPDIKGRVVFDLLYGYKRTQFTELDSYRLDAVGETELDIGKERYAGDIGDLWTDDPTRLLEYNLRDVELCVEIDAKQGLISFWDEVRKFVGCKIEDAPTPGDAVDQYVLHKAYGKFALPTKGKQESEDFEGGAVFDPITGVKENVTVLDLKSLYPMCMVTINAGPETKVDEDFEGETYRAPNGSRFRKQPDGIMREMVDELLTEREEKKKLRNEHSPDSSEYAIYDTQQAAVKVIMNSLYGVTGWDRFRLYDKEGAAAVTATGREVIDFTATAANELDYEIAYGDTDSVMLELGQDIEKADAIDQSFEIEEYINGRYDDFAREELNADNHRFQIEFEKLYRRFFQAGRKKRYAGHIIWKEGKDVDDIDITGFEYKRSDIAPITKRVQKDVIETIVTGEEIDDDLEEVRTYLTTVIEEFLNDDRSVDEIGIPGGIGKRLDAYETPTAQVRGAQYANLMLGTNFDRGSKPKRLYLENVHPSFFRRMEDENGLDPQRDPLYGEFKRDPDVICFEYADQLPEEFEVDLEKMLDKTLKGPISRVIEALDMSWEEIKTGQTQTGLEQYW, from the coding sequence ATGACACAGCCGAAGCTCTCATCTTTCTCAGCTGCCGAAGCCGACGATGAGGAGGCCTCGGACGCCGCCGAAGCCGCCGCCGTCGTCGCGGGTAACGGTGGAGGCCGAGTGAGCGAGGTCGTCGACATCGAGGATGCACAGTTCCCTGATTCGACCGGGACAGTCGAACTGATGGTGACACAGGTCGACTACACCATCGAACGCAGTGGCCGCGAGGAGTACCCCGTAATCCACATTTTCGGTCGGCGCGCAGACGGTAGCCACGAACACGTCCAAGTCCTTGGCTTCGAGCCCTACTTCTACGTGCCAACGGACTCCCTCGAATCCCCACCCGAAGAAGCCTACGACGGACTCGTCGACAGTCGCGAGGTCGACGCCGACGGCGAATCGTTCGAAAGTATTCGTGGCGAGCGACTGACCAAAATCATCGGCCGAACACCCCGCGACGTAGGGCAGGTCCGCGATGAGTTCGACCACTACGAGGCCGACATTCTGTTTCCGAATCGGTTTTTGATCGACAAAGCGATCAACAGTGGCGTCCGGGTCTCCGAACGCCGTCTCGATAGCGGCTCGATTCAGGTCCCCCACACCGAGGTTGTCCCCGCCGAGGTCGACACCGACCTGCGGGTCAATATCTTCGATATCGAGGTCTACGACAAGAACGGATTTCCCGAAGACGGCGAGGAGCCAATCCTCTGTCTGACGAGCTACGATTCGTTCGACGATGAGTACGTGGCATGGCTCTACGAAGCTCCCGAGGGTGACGGAGAGATTCCCGAAGAACTCCCGAACTACGAGCCATACAAGGACGGACTCTCGGTCGACATCCGCAGCTACGACTCCGAAGAGGCGATGCTGGATGCCTTTATTAGTTATATCGAGACTACTGACCCAGACATTCTTACTGGCTGGAACTTCGAGGATTTCGACGCACCATACTTCCTAGATCGACTCGAAGAATTGGATGATGGCACCGACCACGACCTGTCTATCGACCGGCTCTCCCGCGTGAATGAGGTCTGGCGATCCGGCTGGGGTGGTCCCGACATCAAAGGCCGGGTCGTCTTCGACCTGCTGTATGGCTACAAACGAACCCAGTTCACCGAACTCGATTCGTATCGACTCGATGCAGTCGGTGAGACAGAACTCGATATCGGCAAGGAGCGGTATGCTGGTGACATCGGCGATCTCTGGACGGACGATCCGACGCGACTCCTCGAATACAACCTTCGAGATGTCGAACTCTGTGTCGAGATCGACGCCAAGCAGGGCCTCATTTCCTTCTGGGACGAGGTCCGCAAGTTCGTCGGCTGTAAGATCGAAGACGCCCCAACGCCGGGGGATGCAGTCGACCAGTACGTCCTTCACAAGGCCTACGGCAAGTTCGCGCTCCCAACCAAGGGCAAACAGGAGTCCGAGGACTTCGAGGGCGGGGCTGTTTTCGATCCGATTACCGGCGTCAAAGAAAACGTCACCGTGCTCGACTTGAAGTCACTCTACCCGATGTGTATGGTGACGATCAACGCAGGCCCAGAGACCAAGGTCGACGAGGATTTCGAGGGCGAAACCTACCGTGCGCCCAATGGGAGTCGGTTCCGCAAGCAGCCCGACGGGATCATGCGGGAGATGGTCGACGAACTGTTGACCGAACGAGAAGAAAAGAAGAAACTCCGCAACGAGCACAGTCCTGATAGCTCCGAATACGCCATTTACGACACCCAGCAGGCCGCTGTGAAGGTTATCATGAACTCGCTCTACGGCGTTACGGGGTGGGATCGGTTTCGACTCTACGACAAGGAGGGCGCAGCCGCGGTCACCGCCACAGGTCGAGAAGTGATCGATTTCACCGCAACGGCGGCCAACGAACTCGATTACGAGATCGCATACGGAGATACGGACTCGGTAATGCTCGAACTCGGACAAGACATCGAGAAGGCCGACGCTATCGACCAATCCTTCGAGATCGAGGAGTACATCAACGGCCGGTATGACGACTTCGCGCGCGAAGAACTCAACGCAGACAACCATCGATTTCAGATCGAGTTTGAGAAGCTCTACCGGCGGTTCTTCCAAGCCGGTCGCAAGAAGCGATACGCGGGTCACATTATCTGGAAAGAGGGCAAGGACGTCGACGACATCGACATCACCGGCTTCGAGTACAAGCGCTCGGATATCGCCCCGATCACCAAACGCGTCCAAAAAGACGTTATCGAGACGATTGTCACTGGCGAGGAGATCGACGACGATCTCGAAGAAGTCAGAACCTATCTGACAACTGTTATCGAGGAGTTCCTGAACGATGATCGGAGCGTCGACGAGATCGGGATTCCGGGCGGGATCGGCAAGCGACTCGACGCCTACGAGACACCGACGGCCCAAGTTCGTGGGGCACAGTACGCCAACCTCATGTTGGGCACCAATTTCGACCGCGGTTCGAAACCCAAGCGACTGTATCTGGAGAATGTTCATCCCTCCTTCTTCCGACGGATGGAAGACGAGAACGGGCTCGATCCACAGCGCGACCCCCTCTACGGCGAGTTCAAACGGGATCCGGATGTGATCTGCTTCGAGTATGCCGACCAACTCCCCGAAGAGTTCGAAGTCGACCTTGAAAAAATGCTTGACAAAACCCTCAAAGGGCCAATTTCACGCGTAATCGAGGCGCTCGACATGTCGTGGGAAGAGATTAAAACGGGTCAAACCCAGACCGGACTCGAACAATACTGGTAG
- a CDS encoding ABC transporter ATP-binding protein: MATLEIKNVHAEVAEEDGETILRGVDLEVNSNEIHALMGPNGSGKSTLAKIIAGHPAYRVTDGEILLHLDDEDVEDIDEDLDDDDLTWNLLELEPNERAALGIFLGFQYPAEIEGVTMTSFLRQALNAKAEEREELFEDEDEEAADEEDEGYDTSPMEGPADDGAVSVAEFQQILSEKMELLDMDEKFMHRYLNAGFSGGEKKQNEVLQAALLEPCVAVLDEIDSGLDIDRLQDVSKGINALRDEQGTGVLQITHYQRILDYVEPDHVHVMLDGKIAKSGGAELAEKLEDKGYDWVREDVYETA; this comes from the coding sequence ATGGCAACACTTGAAATCAAAAACGTACACGCAGAAGTCGCAGAAGAGGATGGAGAGACGATTCTTCGGGGCGTCGACCTCGAAGTCAACTCGAACGAGATCCACGCGCTGATGGGTCCCAACGGCTCCGGGAAGTCGACGCTGGCCAAAATCATCGCCGGCCATCCCGCCTATCGCGTCACCGACGGCGAGATCCTCCTTCACCTCGACGACGAGGACGTCGAAGACATCGATGAGGATCTCGACGACGACGATCTCACGTGGAATCTTCTCGAACTGGAGCCGAACGAGCGCGCCGCGCTCGGTATCTTCCTCGGCTTCCAGTACCCCGCTGAGATCGAAGGCGTCACCATGACCAGCTTCCTCCGACAGGCGCTCAACGCCAAAGCCGAGGAACGCGAGGAACTGTTCGAGGACGAAGACGAAGAGGCAGCCGACGAAGAAGACGAAGGCTACGACACCTCGCCGATGGAAGGTCCCGCCGACGATGGCGCGGTCAGCGTCGCCGAGTTCCAGCAGATCCTCTCGGAGAAGATGGAGCTGCTCGACATGGACGAGAAGTTCATGCACCGTTATCTCAACGCCGGCTTCTCCGGCGGCGAGAAAAAGCAGAACGAGGTCCTCCAGGCCGCACTCCTCGAACCCTGTGTTGCGGTCCTCGACGAGATCGACTCCGGGCTCGACATCGACCGCCTGCAGGACGTCTCGAAAGGCATCAACGCCCTTCGCGACGAACAGGGCACTGGTGTCCTCCAGATCACCCACTACCAGCGAATCCTCGACTACGTCGAACCCGACCACGTCCACGTCATGCTCGACGGCAAGATCGCCAAAAGCGGCGGTGCCGAGCTGGCCGAGAAACTCGAAGACAAGGGCTACGACTGGGTCCGCGAGGACGTCTACGAGACCGCGTAA
- the sufB gene encoding Fe-S cluster assembly protein SufB, giving the protein MSSEEHIKQTDTESRFEFKKEEASAFKSEKGLTEETVRVISEDKDEPEWMLQSRLRALEHFQNMPMPTNWPEIPDLSEVDVSEIVPYIRPDIDVRGGVDDWTDLPDDIKDTFDKLGIPEAEKNALSGVGAQYESEIVYQNMQEQWEEKGVIFCDMDKAVRDHEEIVREHFMNKCVPPSDNKFAALHGAIWSGGSFVYVPEDTTVDMPIQAYFRMNSEGMGQFEHTLIIAEEGSEVHYIEGCSAPKYSEFNLHSGGVEVFVGEDAHVQYSTVQNWSKSTYNLNTKRAIVEKNGRMEWISGSMGSKATMLYPASILKGRGASDNHITIAFAGEGQNIDTGAKVYHNAPETKSTVESKSISKDGGRTNYRGLVHIADGAHDSSTAVECDALMFDNESTSDTMPYMEINESRVDVAHEATVGKIGDEDIFYLQSRGLDDDDAKQMIVSGFIEPLTEELPIEYAVELNRLVELEMEGSLG; this is encoded by the coding sequence ATGAGTTCCGAAGAACACATCAAACAGACAGACACTGAGTCCCGGTTCGAGTTCAAGAAGGAGGAAGCATCCGCCTTCAAGAGCGAAAAGGGGCTGACCGAGGAGACCGTCCGGGTCATCTCGGAAGACAAAGACGAGCCAGAGTGGATGCTCCAGAGCCGCCTTCGCGCCCTCGAGCATTTCCAGAACATGCCAATGCCGACCAACTGGCCCGAGATCCCGGACCTCTCGGAGGTCGATGTCAGCGAGATTGTTCCGTATATCCGACCTGACATCGACGTCCGCGGCGGCGTCGACGACTGGACGGACCTGCCGGACGACATCAAGGACACTTTCGACAAGCTCGGCATCCCAGAAGCCGAAAAGAACGCCCTCTCGGGCGTTGGTGCCCAGTACGAGTCCGAAATCGTCTACCAGAACATGCAGGAGCAGTGGGAGGAAAAAGGCGTGATCTTCTGTGACATGGACAAGGCAGTCCGTGACCACGAAGAGATCGTCCGCGAGCACTTCATGAACAAGTGCGTCCCACCGAGCGACAACAAGTTTGCCGCGCTTCACGGCGCGATCTGGTCGGGCGGCTCGTTCGTCTACGTTCCAGAAGACACGACGGTCGACATGCCGATTCAGGCCTACTTCCGAATGAACTCGGAAGGCATGGGCCAGTTCGAACACACGCTCATCATCGCTGAGGAGGGCTCCGAGGTTCACTACATCGAGGGCTGTTCAGCCCCGAAATACTCCGAGTTCAACCTCCACTCGGGCGGCGTCGAGGTCTTCGTCGGCGAAGACGCTCACGTTCAGTATTCGACCGTCCAGAACTGGTCGAAGAGTACCTACAACCTCAACACCAAGCGCGCCATCGTCGAGAAGAACGGCCGCATGGAGTGGATTTCGGGCTCGATGGGCTCGAAGGCCACGATGCTCTACCCGGCGTCGATCCTCAAGGGTCGCGGCGCGTCGGACAACCACATCACCATCGCCTTCGCGGGCGAGGGCCAGAACATCGACACCGGTGCAAAGGTCTACCACAACGCTCCCGAGACGAAGTCGACAGTCGAGTCGAAATCGATCTCGAAAGACGGTGGCCGGACCAACTACCGTGGACTGGTCCACATCGCAGACGGCGCTCACGACTCCTCGACCGCAGTCGAGTGTGACGCGCTGATGTTCGACAACGAGTCGACCTCCGATACGATGCCGTATATGGAGATCAACGAGTCCCGAGTCGACGTCGCCCACGAGGCCACCGTCGGTAAGATCGGCGACGAGGACATCTTCTACCTCCAGAGCCGGGGTCTCGACGACGACGACGCCAAGCAGATGATCGTCTCGGGCTTCATCGAGCCACTGACCGAAGAACTGCCAATCGAGTACGCGGTCGAACTCAACCGCCTCGTGGAACTCGAAATGGAGGGCTCGCTCGGATGA